aggcaataaataggccatagtggtgaaataattacaatttagcattaacactggagtgatagatgtgcagattatGATGTGCAATTAGagctactggggtgcaaaagagcaaaaataaataacaatatggggatgaggtagttgggtgggttatttacagatgggctgctGAAAGACATGGTCCACTTCCCTAAAGtgcactgaacaaaatataaatgcaacaattgcaaagattttactgagttacagttcatataaggaaatcagttaatttaCATAGATTTATGAGGCCCTAATCTGTGGATTTCTTATGActgtgaatacagatatgcagttgttggtcacagatactttaaTAAATCCCCCTAAGGTCGAACATCGAATTAgcataataataaaaacaatccCCATAaaatcagtttaagctagagatattatattttgcattggatgcgtctcaatccgcCGCATCTGCCTATGCCGcacttccacatctgcggtgaaaggtgacggagctagagcagtgtttgtcagccCGTGAGACATCCctaaaatcggtcttctcacaaaattgtcTGTACCTGAGAGATGTAAACAAAAGTGTACACAAAAATtgagaagctttttgtgcatatggaacatttcagggatcttttatctcagctcatgaaacattagaccaacacttcacatgttgcgtttttatatttttgttcagtatagttactgCCATGAGTTGATCTGAAATTCTTATTGTATAACTGTACTGTCACAAAGCACTCTTATGGAAAAGTATGAATTCTCCTATTCTCTCTTGTATGGTTCGGGAAGGGTCATGTCTTATGTGGATCCCTTATTACATAAGCATATTATCTGTACTGTATCCAATAATACAAGGCATTTCTACAGTAATGTTATTCCATGTGATGAAATTACAGAAGTGCAATATGTGGGTAACTTTGCGATACTTTTACCCCACAGACACCACAGCAGCTTTCAATGAAGATTCTGTGGATATTTATTTTGGTTTAGAAAGTCCAAAGATGAATTCAAATTCAGGTAAACTCCACTCAAACATACACATTGGTTCTTTACGAGGTGGTCTGAGTCAGATATGTGTTTTTTTAGAAGTAGAAAAGATACCCGCATTCCTGTGTTCTCTCAGAATATGAGAACTGATAACATACTTTGTATTTGTGCGATCTTATTACAGAAAGGAACTACACACTCCTCTCACCACAGAATCTGAAATATATGGACTTATATGAAGAAATCATAACAGAggaacagcaggatagagagtCTTCCTACAATGAGGTTTGTACCATAATGCTTATCCAATTCATGtatccaattttttttttttttaccctcccCCGTTTGTCTTAAATGGAATGCTGGTACACAGCTCCTGTTCCCATTATAAATGAATAACCATCTGTACCCCTATCTCATTACAGTTGAGGACAAGATTCAATGCAGCACAAAGCCAAGTTGATGAGTTAATGAGAAGGTTGCAGCAGACTGAAACACAGGTTTGTAATAGAAAGTCTTAAGTGTCACTCATGTATTTGTAGTACCCCTTGAAATATGAGGAAAATACCCAGTACTTGAAATGACTGGATACATTGACTTGAATTAGATTGTACAACTAAAAAAATGTTCCATGACAATCATGAATGTGATTCTGTCGTGATGAAAGGGCTAAATTGACAAAATTATTACATAGATTATCTCATTTTCATTTTTAGTCGTTTAGCAGACGCACTTATCCAGAACTAATTACATTACAGTTAGTGTTACCACTTACGTGCTTGACGTGCATTTTCACTTTGAAGAATACAACGCTGAACACCGAGAACAGCCGCCTGAAGAAGAACATCTGTGCGCTCATCAAAACGGCTAAAATGGAGGTTGTGCGGAAGGACGAGGAGATAAATAGGTTGAGCCAAAGGTAAGTGTCTTGACCCTTCGTACTTCATATACACCTGTGAATTGGTAACTCGTAGTTGGCAGGGTACTTACAGTTATTTTAGGGATGTACATCTCCAATGGGGACACGCAAGAAcgaaaaatacacattttctaTGTGCCCGTTAGGTAAATGTATACTTTCTATGACCTCTCTCTGTAAATCTCGGGCATGTGAGTAATTTATGTTTCAACTTTTAGTTTCAGGCCAAGGAGGGGTCCTGTAGTTCACCATCAATCTCAGATGAACTGCCTGAGAAATCAAATTCCAACCAGACAGAATCCTACGGAGCAGTCACAACCTAGCCAACCACAAGTTCCAACCAGACTAAATCCTACGGGGCTGTCTCAACTTAGCCAACCACTAATTTCAACTAGACAGAATCTTACAGGGCAGCCTCCACCAAGCCAACCACCGGGTCCTAGAAAGGATTGTGTTGTAAAGGATCTTAGCCAGCTCCTCTGTAAAGACAGAGATGTGGTCcacccccttctccctccaacccccTCTGATGCAACAGTTTTCCGACCACCTCTTCTCGATGCAACAGTTCTCAGACCACCTCTTCCTGTCACTTCAAAGACAGCTAGAGGAGATTCAGAAGCTCTCGTGAAACGCACTGTTAGTAGTTCCAGCCAGGACTCTGTGATTAGACACCCTACACGTGAACTTGGCCCGTCAGACGAGCCGAAACAAACCAAGCACCGAGAAGGCGGAGGTGAAAATCCCAGGCTGCCCGACTCAAAGGAGCAGCGgaaatgtaactccaagtcaagcAAATACCCTCGTCTCTCAGATGTTGAAGTATGCAGGAGATCAGAGCGGGCTAAAAATCCAACCTCAGACATTTTGCATTGCAGTGCTTCCTCTAACCGCACTTCTGAAGGATTGTCTAAAGATGGTGCAGCCTATCAATCAAAAAGTTCTAGTCGGCATTATAAGGAGCTCAGGCGTGATAAGGATGATGATAATAGGCATAGTAGAAGTACTAAAGACATTTCCTCTAACAGAAAGCACGCCTATTTGAATCAAGCCAGTGTCACTGAACGATCCAGTGAATCTTTTAATCGCAAGGGAGGGACAAGTCCTCCAAGGGACCAtcgaaggaaagaggagagaagaagagaggatgaGATCAGAAAAGAAAAGAATAGATCAAAAAAATCAGGAGAAAGAAAAAGCACTTGtacagagagaagaagaacaaAGGAAAGTGACCGATGCAGTACGGACGTAAGTAAGGACAAGACAATGGACAACAGTAAAGTCGGGGGGCAAAAGACAGATGAGAAGTCTGAATTGCTTCCATCTGAGGCTAAAGTGGCTGAGAAAAGCTCTGTAGAGGAGAACGGTCCAAACAGAAAGTTAAGTTTCATGGAAACTCTGAATCTTACCCTGTCACCAGTTAAAAAACCAAGACGGCCTGCTGAAACCAAGGAACAGGAGGGCACACCACCTGAGGAAGTTCCTGACGACCAGTCAGCGGAAGACAGCGGACAGCCTGATCTAGACAAATTAATAATCTTAGATGAAATCAACAGTAGTGTGGTACAGTCCTCTTCAGAAATCCCAATGCCTTCAGAACCTGAAAGTATTAACCTTAGACATACAGACAAAGAACCTTGTCAGGATGCTACCAAAGGTCTGGCTGAGGCCACAGTGGCCAAAAAGCAACCTAAGTGCCAGTTAGAAGTGGAAGACACTATTGTCCAAGATGTCTCAGAAGGTAGGCCTGAGCTGCCGGAGGCCACAGTGGATCAGAGGACTGAACCCACCACACCAGAACCTCTCAGGAAGGTTTGTGTTTCAGCTCGAGACTGTGACATTGTTTTGAGAACTCCACTGAAAAGCAGACCTGAACAATGTGCCTCTGCAAATAAAATTTGTGAGTCTGAGgattttactgctgctgctgtcactgctactactgttactgggaATTGTGGAAACAATTCAAATAATGACACTGGCCTATCTTCTAACGGATTTACCCCTGACCATTCAATGGAAAATGAAACTCCCAGTGCTTTGGTCTGTAAAAGTCAAGCTGTTGAAACTGTGACACAAGTTCCACCTGCTGCTGCTGTCTGTGTGGGAAATCCTGCTGTTGAAGGTGTTCCAGGAAAAGAACAATCGGAATCTCTGCAATTGCCACTGCCTGCCTCTGTTATTTCAAGTTCTAGTCTAGATGTGACGGCGGAGGTGCAAGATATTTCCAAGCATGGTGTTTCCAGTACGATTAGCATGGAGGTAATTCCAGAGATCTGCATTACATCTGAGATCGTTAATGATGTCACAGAGATACCTCTGGAGTGTGTGAAAGAGAAAGCTGTTGTGGAACAAAGTTCACCGTTGAGCAGTATTGCCGTGTCTAAGGTGAGCAGCACAACAGGAGAGGTTGCACCATCAGCACAGCACAACAGTGGTTTGTCACAAACACCAAAGAAGTCCCTCAATACTGAGCCAGAGAATGAGGACGTGAATGTCGAGCCCTCTAGCTCCATTCCATTGGCCCATGACGAGGACTCGATGAGGCTTACACTGAGCAGCCTTAAAGGTATTCCAGATGCCATCAGCCCACTCACAAGCCCAGTCCGTCCAATGAGGAAAAGCCATCCGCCGCCATGTCACAGCAAACCTGCTTACGTCAAGAGTCTTTGCAAAGGTAAGCATCACTTAAATGACAATTTTGCCACTTCAACCTCGTATTCATTACAGCACCATACCAGAGTCGACATGTACATCTAAGGCGCGTTTCTATGATCTGTTGTTAAAAAAGATGGGAAAGGTCCAAAAAAAGTTTTTTGTGACTTAACAGGTTGGGATTATTAGTTAAAACATTTCTTTAAAAACGTTGATTTTTCAAAGTCTGCAACGAGTTTCTAGCCAGAGGGGAGAGTATTTTCTTGCTCCTCACATCACAGCGAATCTCAGGtttaaaatgttgcaattttTTATGATGTAATCGGGTAGAactttcaaactttgctttcacaTGTAGACAATGGTATTGTCCTGGAGATAAtaaaatgaggttgaaaagtggtggagtTGCTCTTTAAGATATGTCACTATGGGTATGGTTAAGATTTTATACATTTTCTGAAAATGTTTCATTATTGTCAAAGTTTAGAAGATGCAGCAATAGCCTATGTTTGTAATCATCTGCCTAATTCCATGACACTGAATTTACTTTGTCAACATAGGCCTACAGGTTATGCCTTTTACTTTGCTAATGaaaccaaaatattgtatttgacAGAGTTGACCAGTGCTGCTGGGGATCCCAATTCAAAGAAGTTGGATGTGAATATGGAGAACAAGAATCCTGGCCGCTCCATTGCAAGTGCTACACAACAAGATGTGGATTGGGCTTCTGTCCGTTCTTCCAGCCCTGAGGATGAATTGGAAGAGGGTGAAATTCTTAGTGAAGGGGAAGAAACTCCAATCACTCCAAGTTCTCCAGACAAAACGCTTAGGCCCACAAGCACTGTTAAAAGTCAACAAATTCCCAAGTCATCCCCTAGACTTTCCAAGAAGTCGCCTGAAGAGCAAGGGAATTCTAAACTCCTAAGTAAAACCTTGAGTTCACCAGTTGGAAGCCCCATGTCAAAAGCTCGCTATAAAACTGTTCAACCTCCGTTACCCAAAGCTGCCTTGTGTACCGTGGAGGAGGTTATGGCCATGTTTGTAAAGATCCGCTATGCGTGCAGGAAAAAGTACATGAAGCTTCGTTCAACCTTCTCTAAGGACCGCTTCTGCGGTGTTATGGACATGTCCCTTGACTCTTTTACAGACTTTGTTGATAGTGTTAGCTTCACTGAACTATGCAGCCAAGAAGATGACCTCAAAGTGAAACTGAAGAATAACATACTGTCTGTTTTGAGTAAGTTATCAAATAATGGCATTGTCAACCGCATCTTTGACCAGGAACCACTTAATATGAAGTCGAAGCTGTGGGATTTTGTGAATGTGCAGTTAGACTTCTTATTCAAGGAAATTCAGACTGCTCTGAGAAGTGTTTGCAAATCCGCAAATGGAAACCAGTCTGCAGGAGCTGATAAAAGGGACTTGAGTCTCTCCAAGCAGCCAGTGAAGTCCCCCAAGCAGCCAGTGAAGTCCCCCAAGCAGCCAGTGAAGTCATCGGTGTCCACAGCCTCTAAACTTAAAAGACCGCAGGGAGCGGTACAAAAAACGAATTGTGTGTCCAGAACATCTGCAACTAAAAGACCGCAAGAGGAATTAACAGAGTGTGTTGAACACAACATAAAAAGAACCAGGGCTCAGACTCTCCCCCCTTGCAAAACTGGTCTTGGAAGAGGCAAAAATATTAAAATGTCATTTGAAGAAGATAAGGAATCAGAGCCTCAAACCTCAGATCATTCTCTTATGCAACCTCCAATGCAACCTCCTTTGCAACACGGGTTAGAGATCTTACCATCAAACAGCTCTTCATCTGCTGAGAAAACAGCAGCCTATGTTCGCCGGCTGTCTCAAAATGGCTCACTCCATGACAAGTCTGACTTCGAAATCCTCACAGAACAGCAAGCCTCCAACCTAACATTCAACCTGGTGACAGACTCCCAGATGGGAGAGATCTTCAAGTGTCTCTTACAAGGGTCTGATCTGCTAGAAACTAGTGTCTCAGCTGGCGACAATCAGGGCTGGCCTCTTGGTACTCCTCGCAAAGGAGAGCGCTTCCGAGGCGTTACCACCCCAAGCAAAGTTGGTACCACAACCAAAGTTGGTACTCCCTCTAAAGTCATTGCCACATGGTCTTCTATTTCACCTTGCAAGTTTTCCTCTCCAAATTCAAAAGTCCAAATTCCACTAAATCCAGCTCTGTTGGATGAGAGTTGCATGTTAGAGGTGCCCTCCAGCCTACCAGAAGACAAAATGACATCACAGGCCAGTGTGTTCTCGCAGAGATCTTATTCCATTTTGGCAGAAGATCTGGCTGTCTCCCTCACAATTCCTTCGCCTCTCAAGTCTGACAATCACCTCAGCTTCTTGCACCCAGCCAACGTGGAGCCCACGTCTGCTCCAGATAGTGTCATCAGTGCACACTTCAGTGAGGATGCTCTTATGGATGGGGAAGATGCTACAGAGCAGGACATTCACCTCGCCCTGGACACAGACAACTCCAGCGGTGCGTCAAGCGGTGGTGGCAGGACTAGGGAGGCTCCTGTTAACCCCCTGTTTCACTTCAAGCCTCACTTGCCCATGCAGGCAGTAGTGATGGAGAAGTCAAATGATCATTTCATTGTGAGGATACGGCATGCAAACACCAGCCCAGACATCAACTCCAACAACTCAAGTGTCAACTTCACCAACCCAGGCATCAACTGCACCAACCCAGGCATCAACTGCACCAACCCAGGCATCAACTCCACCAGCCTAGTGGTCAACCCCACATGCCTAGGAGTTAAATCAACAAGCCAAGGAGTCAACTCTTCAAGCCCAGGAAGTGTAAAATCTACCTACCCAGGAAATAACTCCACCAACCCAGACACAAACTCAAGCTACCCATGTGTCAACTCCACAAGCCCTCAAGTCAACTGCACCAACCCAGGCATCTACCCCACAAGTGCAGACATCAATCCAAGGGCTGTCTCAAGCCCTCAAACACCACCAGGAGAAGAACAACATGGCAAAGACAAAGCTCATCCCACAGGACTAACTCCTTCTAAAACTCCTTTTTCAGAGGCCAGTCCTCCTTTCTACCTTATCACAAGCACCGAAACAG
This portion of the Salvelinus fontinalis isolate EN_2023a chromosome 27, ASM2944872v1, whole genome shotgun sequence genome encodes:
- the LOC129824983 gene encoding CASP8-associated protein 2-like, producing the protein MEGDLMDEVYGDLSQDHHNTTAAFNEDSVDIYFGLESPKMNSNSERNYTLLSPQNLKYMDLYEEIITEEQQDRESSYNELRTRFNAAQSQVDELMRRLQQTETQNTTLNTENSRLKKNICALIKTAKMEVVRKDEEINRLSQSFRPRRGPVVHHQSQMNCLRNQIPTRQNPTEQSQPSQPQVPTRLNPTGLSQLSQPLISTRQNLTGQPPPSQPPGPRKDCVVKDLSQLLCKDRDVVHPLLPPTPSDATVFRPPLLDATVLRPPLPVTSKTARGDSEALVKRTVSSSSQDSVIRHPTRELGPSDEPKQTKHREGGGENPRLPDSKEQRKCNSKSSKYPRLSDVEVCRRSERAKNPTSDILHCSASSNRTSEGLSKDGAAYQSKSSSRHYKELRRDKDDDNRHSRSTKDISSNRKHAYLNQASVTERSSESFNRKGGTSPPRDHRRKEERRREDEIRKEKNRSKKSGERKSTCTERRRTKESDRCSTDVSKDKTMDNSKVGGQKTDEKSELLPSEAKVAEKSSVEENGPNRKLSFMETLNLTLSPVKKPRRPAETKEQEGTPPEEVPDDQSAEDSGQPDLDKLIILDEINSSVVQSSSEIPMPSEPESINLRHTDKEPCQDATKGLAEATVAKKQPKCQLEVEDTIVQDVSEGRPELPEATVDQRTEPTTPEPLRKVCVSARDCDIVLRTPLKSRPEQCASANKICESEDFTAAAVTATTVTGNCGNNSNNDTGLSSNGFTPDHSMENETPSALVCKSQAVETVTQVPPAAAVCVGNPAVEGVPGKEQSESLQLPLPASVISSSSLDVTAEVQDISKHGVSSTISMEVIPEICITSEIVNDVTEIPLECVKEKAVVEQSSPLSSIAVSKVSSTTGEVAPSAQHNSGLSQTPKKSLNTEPENEDVNVEPSSSIPLAHDEDSMRLTLSSLKGIPDAISPLTSPVRPMRKSHPPPCHSKPAYVKSLCKELTSAAGDPNSKKLDVNMENKNPGRSIASATQQDVDWASVRSSSPEDELEEGEILSEGEETPITPSSPDKTLRPTSTVKSQQIPKSSPRLSKKSPEEQGNSKLLSKTLSSPVGSPMSKARYKTVQPPLPKAALCTVEEVMAMFVKIRYACRKKYMKLRSTFSKDRFCGVMDMSLDSFTDFVDSVSFTELCSQEDDLKVKLKNNILSVLSKLSNNGIVNRIFDQEPLNMKSKLWDFVNVQLDFLFKEIQTALRSVCKSANGNQSAGADKRDLSLSKQPVKSPKQPVKSPKQPVKSSVSTASKLKRPQGAVQKTNCVSRTSATKRPQEELTECVEHNIKRTRAQTLPPCKTGLGRGKNIKMSFEEDKESEPQTSDHSLMQPPMQPPLQHGLEILPSNSSSSAEKTAAYVRRLSQNGSLHDKSDFEILTEQQASNLTFNLVTDSQMGEIFKCLLQGSDLLETSVSAGDNQGWPLGTPRKGERFRGVTTPSKVGTTTKVGTPSKVIATWSSISPCKFSSPNSKVQIPLNPALLDESCMLEVPSSLPEDKMTSQASVFSQRSYSILAEDLAVSLTIPSPLKSDNHLSFLHPANVEPTSAPDSVISAHFSEDALMDGEDATEQDIHLALDTDNSSGASSGGGRTREAPVNPLFHFKPHLPMQAVVMEKSNDHFIVRIRHANTSPDINSNNSSVNFTNPGINCTNPGINCTNPGINSTSLVVNPTCLGVKSTSQGVNSSSPGSVKSTYPGNNSTNPDTNSSYPCVNSTSPQVNCTNPGIYPTSADINPRAVSSPQTPPGEEQHGKDKAHPTGLTPSKTPFSEASPPFYLITSTETASALSSPCLTIIEDTPERDHSKGKTGKKRTKHHVEMKAKWPKKEVIPEKIKHKKKSSSAKGKETRSSKRERSKVTTLPQSTPSPNSLSAKNIIIKKGAVVVTWTRDEDRDILLSLKMKGASPGTFSALSEKMNKTPAQIAERFSQLMKLFKKKKMAS